The Streptomyces asoensis DNA window ATGACGCCGTCGTGCTCGCCGGTGGCGGCGCCCGCCGCCTCGGCGGAGCCGACAAGCCGGGGGTGCGGGTGGGCGGCCGCGCGCTCCTCGACCGGGTCCTCGGCGCCTGTGCCGACGCACGGACCACGGTCGTCGTCGCGGAACCCCGGCCCACCGCCCGTCCCGTGCGCTGGGCGCGCGAGGATCCGCCCGGCGGCGGCCCCGTCGCCGCGCTCGACGCCGGGCTGCGCCGGACCGCGGCGGACGACGTCCTCGTCCTCTCCGCCGACCTGCCCTTCCTCGCGGCGGACACCGTACGGCGGCTGCTGAGCACCCTGCGCGCGGGCCGTGCCGAAGGGGTGCTGCTCACCGACGCCGACGGCCGTGACCAGCCGCTCGTCGCCGCGTACCGCTCGGCCGCGCTGCGCCGCGAACTGGCGGCGCTCGCCGCGGACCAGGGAGCCCTCACAGGGCTGCCGCTGCGCCGGCTGACCGCCGGACTCGACCTCACCCGCGTCCCGGACCCCGTCGCGTCGTTCGACTGCGACACCTGGGACGACATCGCCGCCGCCAGGGCACGGATCAGGGAGCATGGCCACGTGTTGGATGAATGGATCTCCGCAGTCAAGGACGAGCTGGGCATCGACCTCGACGTCGACACCGGCGTCCTCCTCGATCTCGCCCGCGACGCCGCCCACGGTGTGGCGAGGCCCGCCGCCCCGCTGACCACCTTCCTGGTGGGCTACGCCGCCGCGCAGGCCGGGGGAGGTCCGGACGCGGTGGCCGGGGCCGCCCGCAAGGCCGCCGCCCTGGCGTCGCGCTGGGCCGAGGAGGCCCGGCGCGAGGAAGCCGAGCAGGCGGCGGGTCGACAGGCGTCCGCGCAGCAGGGGACCGGCGAGCACAAGACCGGCGAGCAGAACACCGGCCGGGAGAACGGCGCCGGGCCCGGCGGCTCCGGACCGGACGCCGGATGACCGCCCGCGGCACCGGCCAGGGCCTCGACGCCGAGGACCTCGACGTCGAGGAGGCGCTCGCCCTCGTGAAGGACGGCAACGGCACCGGCCGCCCCACCGGCGGCCGCGGCCGCGCGCAGGGCGAGGGCCACGGCAGCGGCACCCGGCCCGGCCCCTCTGCCCCGGAGACCGGCCACCCGGGCGGCACCGCGGAGCACCGCCACGCGGCGACACCGTGGCCCGAGGCCCGGACGATCGCCGCCCGCGCCGCACGGTCCGTCGCCGCCCGCCGCGCCCCCCTCTCCGTGACCCTCGGCGACGCTCTCGGCCTCGTCCTGGCCGCCCCGCTGACCGCCCTCACCGACCTCCCCTCCTTCGACACCTCGGCGATGGACGGCTGGGCGGTCGCCGGTCCCGGTCCCTGGCGGGTCCGGGAGGAAGGCCTGCTGGCCGGAAGCGCGGCGCCCGCGCCCCTGGCGGACGGCGAGGCCGTACGGATCGCCACCGGAGCGAGGATCCCCGCGGACACCACCGCGGTCCTGCGCAGCGAGCACGGCCGCACCGACGACAACGGCCGGCTGCACCCCACCCGCGAGATGCAGCACGGGCAGGACATCCGCCCGCGGGGCCAGGAATGCCGCAGCGGCGATCAACTGCTGCGCGCCGGGGCCATGGTGACCCCGGCCGTCCTCGGTCTCGCCGCCGCAGCCGGGTACGACACGCTGGCCACGGTCCCCCGGCCCCGGGTCGAGGTACTCGTCCTGGGCGACGAACTGCTCGCCGAGGGCCGCCCGCACGACGGCCTCATCCGGGACGCGCTCGGCCCGATGCTGCCTCCCTGGCTGCGGGCGCTCGGCGCCGAGGTCACCGCCGTACGCCGACTCGGCGACGACGCGAAGGCCCTGCACAAGGCCGTCACCACTTCCGCCGCCGATCTCATCGTGACCACCGGGGGCACCGCCTCGGGACCCGTCGACCATGTCCACCCGACCCTGCGCCGCATCGACGCCGAACTCCTCGTCGACGGCGTCAAGGTGCGCCCCGGCCACCCCATGCTGCTGGCCCGCATCAGGGACGACCAGCATCTCGTCGGCCTGCCCGGCAATCCCCTGGCCGCCGTCTCCGGTCTGCTCACGCTGGCCGAGCCGCTGCTGCGCGCCCTCGCCGCCCGTCCGGCCCCCGAGTCCTACGCCCTGCCGCTGCGGCAGGCGGCGCACGGGCATCCGTACGACACCCGGCTCATCCCGGTCGTTCTACGGGGTGACCACGCCGTGCCGCTGCACTACAACGGTCCGGCCATGCTGCGGGGCATCGCGGCGGCCGACGCGCTCGCCGTCGTGCCGCCGGGCGGCACGCGGGCCGGTCAGCAGGCCGAACTCCTCGATCTGCCCTGGGCAGCGGCCGGGATCGACGCCTGTTTCACGTGAAACAGTCCCGGTTCACCCATGTTCCACGTGAAACAGCACCCGGTCGCCCGTGTTTCACGTGAAACACGGTGTCATGCCTGCTCGGTGATTCGCGCGGTGCGGCTGACCGTGATCACGCGGTCGCCCTGCCGGAGGGACGCGAGCCGGGGGTCGGTGTAGTCCAGCAGTTCCTTGCCCCGGACGACGGCCACGACCAGATCCGCGCAGCTGCGCGGCGCCGCCCCGATCTCCTCCTCGGTGACCGGGCGCTCGATGAGGTCCAGACCCCGGCCGAGGGTCATCAAGTTCTCCAGGGTCCTGGCCACGGTCGGGCTGACCATCGAGACACCGAGCAGCCGGCCGGCGGAACTGGAGCTGGTGATCACGGTGTCCGCGCCGCTCTGCTTGAGCAGGGGGACGTTCTCGTCCTCCCGGGCGGCGGCGACGATGGTCGCCCGGCGGTTCATCTGCCGGGCTGTGAGGGTGACCAGGGCGGCCGTGTCGTCGCGTTGGGGGGCGACGATCACCCGGGAGGCGTTCTGCACCTCGGCCTTGAGGAGCGTCTCCGAACGGGTGGCGTCCCCGGTCACCGACACCAGGCCGTCGTCGCCCGCGGCGAGCGCGGACTTGCGCTGCGCGTCCACGACCACGATCCGCTCCTTGGCGATGCCCTGCCCCACCAGGGTCTCCACCGCGTGGCGGCCCTTCGTGCCGTACCCGACGACCACGATGTGGTTGCTGGTGCGGGCACGCCAGCGGTGGACACGGACCTGCTGGCGGGTGCGCTCGGTGAGCACCTCGAGGGTGGTGCCGACCAGGATGATCAGGAAGACCACGCGCAGCGGTGTGATGACGAGGATGTTGACGAGCCGGGCCGTGTCACTGACCGGGGTGATGTCGCCGTAGCCGGTGGTGGAGAGCGTGACGGTGGCGTAGTAGGCGGCGTCGAGGAGGCCGACGGAGCCGTCCGAGTTGTCGCTGTAGCCGTCGTGGTCGGCGTAGACGATCAAGGTGGTGAGGGCCAGCACCAGCAGGCCCATGGCGAGACGGCGCAGCACCTGCTGGAGCGGCGGCACACCGATGCGCAGGGGCATGGTGATGGACCGGCCCGCCTCGGCGTCGTCGCGGGCCTCGCTGCGCGAGCGGTACCACAGGGACCTGAAGAGGGAGAGTCTGGCCGGGCGGGCCGGTCGTCGTTCGTCGTCCTTCATCGTGTGCCCCCTGTGACGGTGATCGGATCGGTGGGCACCATGGTTCCCGGCGGGTCGGTGCCCGTCGCGAAGCAACACGAGGACATCCGGGCCACGCGCGTCCACACGTCCACGTATGTCCACGAGTCCACGGATATTCATGAGCCCACGGATGTCCATGATCCCGGAGGTGTCCCCTTGCGCGACCACACTGTCGTCGTCGGCTTCGGTACGAAGGGCCGGTCCGCGATCCGGACGGCCTGCGCGGCGGGTCTGCGCAAGGAGCAGGTCGTGGTGATCGATCCCAGTGCGAAGGTGATCGACGCGGCCCGGGCCGAGGGCTACGAGGGCGTGATCGGGGACGCCACCCGCAACGACGTGCTGCGGCGCGCCGAGGTGCAGCGGGCCGGGCGGATCGTGATCGCGACCCAGCGCGACGACACGGCCGTCCTGGTGGCGCTCACGGCCCGCCAGCTCAACCCGGGGGCGAAGATCGTGGCGGCGGTCCGCGAGGAGGAGAACGCCCCGCTGCTGCGGCAGTCGGGAGCCGACGAGGTCATCACCAGCGCGGGCGCGGCAGGACGGCTGCTGGGTCTTTCGGTGCTCAGTCCGGCCGCGGGCAGGGTCATGGAGGACCTCATCCAGCAGGGCGACGGTCTCGACCTCGTGGAACGCCCCGTCACCAAGGCCGAGGCGGGCCGCACGCCGCGCGAGACGGACGACCTGGTGGTGAGCGTCGTCCGCGGACACCGTGTCCTCGACTACGACGATCCGGCGATCGGCGTGCTGGAACCGACGGACCGGGTGGTCACCATCGTGCGGGTCGGACCGGGCAGTGAGCGCGCCGCCCTCGGCGCACCCGGCATGCCGGGCGTCCCGCCGCTCCCGCCGGCCTGAGGAGTAGCGTCCTTCTCATGCATGCGATCACGATTCCCGAACCTGGTGGTCCCGAGGCGCTGGTGTGGGACGAGGTCCCCGATCCCGTACCCGGCGAGGGAGAGGTCCTGGTCGAGGTGGTGGCCGGCGCCGTCAACCGCGCCGACATCCTCCAGCGGCAGGGCTTCTACGACCCGCCGCCCGGCGCTTCCCGCTACCCCGGTCTGGAGTGCTCCGGCCGGATCGCCGCGGTCGGTCCCGGAGTGTCCGGCTGGGCCGTCGGCGACGAGGTGTGCGCGCTGCTCTCGGGCGGCGGCTACGCCGAGAAGGTCGCCGTCCCGGCCGGGCAGCTGCTTCCCGTGCCGGAGGGCGTCGAGCTCCGGCAGGCCGCCGCGCTCCCGGAGGTGACCAGCACCGTCTGGTCGAACGTCTTCATGATCGCCCACCTCCGTCCCGGTGAGACGCTGCTCGTGCACGGCGGCTCCAGCGGGATCGGCACCATGGCGATCCAGCTGGCCAAGGCCGTCGGTGCCAGGGTCGCCGTCACGGCGGGCACCAAGGAGAAGCTGGAGCAGTGCGCCGAGCTGGGCGCGGACATCCTGATCAACTACCGCGAGCAGGACTTCGTGGCCGAGCTGAAGCAGGCCACGGACGGTGCCGGCGCCGACGTCATCCTCGACAACATGGGCGCGAAGTACCTGGACCGCAATGTCCAGGCGCTCGCCGTCAACGGCCGTCTCGCGATCATCGGTATGCAGGGCGGGATCAAGGCCGAGCTGAACATCGGCGCGCTCCTCGGCAAGCGCGCCGCGATCAGCGCGACCTCGCTGCGGGCCCGGCCCCTGGAGGAGAAGGCGGCCATCGTGGCGGCCGTACGGGAGCACGTCTGGCCGCTGCTGGCCGCCGGCCGGGTGCGCCCGGTCGTCGACCGTGAGGTCCCGATGAGCGAGGCCGCGGAAGCCCACCGGCACGTCGAGGCCAGCGGCCACATCGGCAAGGTGCTGCTGGTGGCTCCCGCGAGCACGATCTAGCGGCGCAGGCGCAGGCGCAGGTGCGGGCGCAGGTGCGGGCGGCGGCGCAGGTGGAGGTGCGGACGGCCGTGCGAGCGCAGGCCGGGAACTCGGCGGCGCCGGAAGTGCCGGAAGTGCCCGAGGTGCCGGGCGCGGGTCAGCCGCGGCGCAGCCGCAGGGCGGCGAGGGCGAGGGCGATACCGAGACCGACGAGGACGAGACCGCTGCCGAGGGGCAGTATCCGGAGCACGGGGGCGTCGGACGGGTTCCCCTGGTCCGCCGCCTGCCGCACGGTGTCCCGAGGCGCCGTGGAGGGCACGGGAGCGGCGGCCTCCGGCGATTCGGGCGCCGCGGTGTCGGTGCCGTCGCCGGCCG harbors:
- a CDS encoding NTP transferase domain-containing protein → MTPDESPAHDAVVLAGGGARRLGGADKPGVRVGGRALLDRVLGACADARTTVVVAEPRPTARPVRWAREDPPGGGPVAALDAGLRRTAADDVLVLSADLPFLAADTVRRLLSTLRAGRAEGVLLTDADGRDQPLVAAYRSAALRRELAALAADQGALTGLPLRRLTAGLDLTRVPDPVASFDCDTWDDIAAARARIREHGHVLDEWISAVKDELGIDLDVDTGVLLDLARDAAHGVARPAAPLTTFLVGYAAAQAGGGPDAVAGAARKAAALASRWAEEARREEAEQAAGRQASAQQGTGEHKTGEQNTGRENGAGPGGSGPDAG
- a CDS encoding molybdopterin molybdotransferase MoeA, with product MTARGTGQGLDAEDLDVEEALALVKDGNGTGRPTGGRGRAQGEGHGSGTRPGPSAPETGHPGGTAEHRHAATPWPEARTIAARAARSVAARRAPLSVTLGDALGLVLAAPLTALTDLPSFDTSAMDGWAVAGPGPWRVREEGLLAGSAAPAPLADGEAVRIATGARIPADTTAVLRSEHGRTDDNGRLHPTREMQHGQDIRPRGQECRSGDQLLRAGAMVTPAVLGLAAAAGYDTLATVPRPRVEVLVLGDELLAEGRPHDGLIRDALGPMLPPWLRALGAEVTAVRRLGDDAKALHKAVTTSAADLIVTTGGTASGPVDHVHPTLRRIDAELLVDGVKVRPGHPMLLARIRDDQHLVGLPGNPLAAVSGLLTLAEPLLRALAARPAPESYALPLRQAAHGHPYDTRLIPVVLRGDHAVPLHYNGPAMLRGIAAADALAVVPPGGTRAGQQAELLDLPWAAAGIDACFT
- a CDS encoding potassium channel family protein, with the translated sequence MKDDERRPARPARLSLFRSLWYRSRSEARDDAEAGRSITMPLRIGVPPLQQVLRRLAMGLLVLALTTLIVYADHDGYSDNSDGSVGLLDAAYYATVTLSTTGYGDITPVSDTARLVNILVITPLRVVFLIILVGTTLEVLTERTRQQVRVHRWRARTSNHIVVVGYGTKGRHAVETLVGQGIAKERIVVVDAQRKSALAAGDDGLVSVTGDATRSETLLKAEVQNASRVIVAPQRDDTAALVTLTARQMNRRATIVAAAREDENVPLLKQSGADTVITSSSSAGRLLGVSMVSPTVARTLENLMTLGRGLDLIERPVTEEEIGAAPRSCADLVVAVVRGKELLDYTDPRLASLRQGDRVITVSRTARITEQA
- a CDS encoding NAD(P)H-quinone oxidoreductase, whose translation is MHAITIPEPGGPEALVWDEVPDPVPGEGEVLVEVVAGAVNRADILQRQGFYDPPPGASRYPGLECSGRIAAVGPGVSGWAVGDEVCALLSGGGYAEKVAVPAGQLLPVPEGVELRQAAALPEVTSTVWSNVFMIAHLRPGETLLVHGGSSGIGTMAIQLAKAVGARVAVTAGTKEKLEQCAELGADILINYREQDFVAELKQATDGAGADVILDNMGAKYLDRNVQALAVNGRLAIIGMQGGIKAELNIGALLGKRAAISATSLRARPLEEKAAIVAAVREHVWPLLAAGRVRPVVDREVPMSEAAEAHRHVEASGHIGKVLLVAPASTI